In Acidimicrobiales bacterium, the following are encoded in one genomic region:
- a CDS encoding acetoacetate decarboxylase family protein, producing MGRRVRYGARTPDELQNREVKATSVGAWSTSLTASYETDPEVVAAVLPRPLEPTDQPLVRISVARVDLGGGYLPFGAGTVAVQARHDGTVGNYPLVMPMTTEQSVIGGRETFGEPKKLAQVTLERDGDGDGGTVTGRITRMGVTFVEVTGRVGAPLDPPDDQERVDFYFKFLPAPDGKGFDAEPSLVYCHRTETYRSLAPVDGAVTLTESRFDPVADLPVRRLVSLTLSERRAVQRGEIVTQVPGEWLLPFVHQRYDDLSPLGNGDD from the coding sequence ATGGGACGACGCGTCCGCTACGGCGCACGCACACCGGACGAGCTGCAGAACCGGGAGGTGAAGGCCACGTCGGTCGGCGCCTGGTCGACCTCGCTGACCGCCAGCTACGAGACCGACCCCGAGGTGGTCGCGGCCGTGCTGCCGAGACCCCTCGAACCGACCGACCAGCCGCTGGTGCGGATCTCGGTCGCCCGCGTCGACCTCGGCGGGGGCTACCTGCCGTTCGGCGCCGGCACTGTCGCCGTGCAGGCCCGCCACGACGGGACGGTCGGCAACTACCCGCTGGTCATGCCGATGACGACCGAGCAGTCGGTGATCGGCGGCCGGGAGACGTTCGGCGAGCCCAAGAAGCTGGCCCAGGTGACCCTCGAGCGTGACGGCGACGGCGACGGTGGCACCGTCACCGGGCGCATCACCCGGATGGGGGTGACGTTCGTCGAGGTCACCGGCCGGGTCGGCGCGCCGCTCGACCCGCCCGACGACCAGGAGCGCGTCGACTTCTACTTCAAGTTCCTGCCGGCGCCCGACGGCAAGGGCTTCGACGCCGAGCCGTCGCTGGTCTACTGCCACCGCACGGAGACCTACCGCTCGCTGGCGCCGGTCGACGGTGCGGTCACGCTCACCGAGTCGCGCTTCGATCCCGTGGCCGACCTCCCGGTCCGTCGCCTGGTGTCGCTGACCCTGTCCGAGCGGCGGGCGGTGCAGCGCGGCGAGATCGTCACCCAGGTCCCCGGCGAGTGGCTGCTGCCCTTCGTGCACCAGCGCTACGACGACCTGTCCCCGCTGGGGAACGGCGACGACTGA